A single window of Chitinispirillum alkaliphilum DNA harbors:
- a CDS encoding Chemotaxis protein CheD, with product MNHYLYPYIREKIMATPVYGNVAIISLVRMMEEAGCRREDLIAHILGGAHPADDPEFDTGERNIKIARKALAHCRIMVASEDTGGFMGRKIVFDTITGHVAVLKVYNIRSSDWYTDKKGGI from the coding sequence ATGAATCATTATCTCTATCCTTATATAAGGGAGAAGATTATGGCGACACCGGTTTATGGAAATGTCGCCATAATCTCTCTTGTAAGAATGATGGAGGAGGCTGGCTGCAGACGCGAAGATCTTATTGCTCATATTTTAGGCGGGGCTCACCCTGCAGATGATCCGGAGTTTGACACTGGTGAGCGCAATATTAAGATTGCAAGAAAAGCTTTGGCGCATTGCAGAATAATGGTTGCATCAGAAGATACCGGTGGGTTTATGGGGAGAAAAATCGTGTTTGACACTATTACGGGGCATGTGGCTGTGCTAAAAGTTTATAATATCAGGAGTAGTGACTGGTACACCGACAAAAAGGGTGGAATCTGA
- a CDS encoding Chemotaxis protein methyltransferase CheR, which yields MDKSIYEQFRNLVYEKAGINLGDKKEALVAARVSKRLRELQLNDYKDYLDFLKKDSSETELVHLLDVISTNVTSFFRESVHFDFLTEKMSEWLGKGQRRFRFWSAACSSGEEPYTMAMVLSDIAAGCDVDVRILATDISTRILAKAQSGEYPLEKVNAVPSSLLNKYFSKMDCEGKNSYTVCPAIKEKILFKRLNLSVPPFPMKGPMDAVFCRNVMIYFDNTVRRKLLSEISRLLKPGGVLFVGHAESLAGQLCTLKNVKPSIYVKE from the coding sequence ATGGACAAAAGTATTTATGAACAGTTCAGGAACCTTGTTTATGAAAAAGCAGGTATAAACCTTGGGGACAAGAAGGAGGCACTTGTTGCTGCAAGGGTTTCAAAACGTTTAAGAGAGTTACAATTAAACGACTATAAAGATTACCTTGATTTTCTGAAAAAAGATTCCTCTGAAACTGAGCTTGTTCATCTTTTGGATGTGATCTCTACTAATGTAACCTCATTTTTCAGGGAATCAGTTCATTTCGATTTTTTAACTGAAAAAATGAGTGAGTGGCTGGGTAAGGGACAGAGGCGTTTTCGGTTCTGGTCAGCAGCCTGCTCAAGCGGCGAAGAGCCTTATACTATGGCAATGGTTTTAAGCGATATCGCAGCCGGATGTGATGTGGATGTGAGGATTCTGGCAACAGATATTTCTACAAGAATTCTGGCCAAAGCTCAAAGCGGGGAGTACCCATTAGAGAAAGTAAATGCGGTACCCTCCTCATTGCTTAACAAATATTTCAGTAAAATGGATTGTGAAGGGAAAAATTCCTACACCGTCTGCCCTGCAATCAAGGAAAAGATCCTCTTCAAAAGATTAAATCTATCTGTTCCGCCATTTCCTATGAAAGGGCCAATGGATGCCGTTTTCTGCAGAAATGTAATGATATATTTCGATAATACTGTGAGAAGAAAATTGCTTTCGGAAATTTCGAGGCTGTTAAAGCCCGGAGGAGTTCTATTTGTAGGACATGCGGAGAGTTTGGCCGGACAGCTCTGTACTCTTAAAAATGTAAAACCGTCAATCTATGTTAAAGAATGA
- a CDS encoding methyl-accepting chemotaxis protein II, producing MKASKLTLKVRLIGFVMIIMFGMGVLLVSLNSWSALRLGRSLTDYTIDMKLQGDVRSMQTYVNKHYGNISMENGNLADSAGVSIAGRFDVVDRLSEDLGVVATIFARDRNDFTRISTNIRTDDGQRAVGTQLGSGGSVYRYVIERRTYVGTAEILGEPYVTAYDPVIDDSGEVIGILFLGIPQQEINSIVRREILGLFRNAVFLFIVIITICSGVTWIFGSRIVKQLETVINGLSRGSEQVSSASGQVSASSQQMAEGANEQASSLEEVSSSLEESSSMVKHNADNSSQANVLMEETKRNVIHGKEAILKVNSVIAEIKQSSDQTAKIVKTIDEIAFQTNLLALNAAVEAARAGDAGKGFAVVAEEVRNLAQRSAEAAKNTAALIENSHKNAEQGVNVSAEASEAVENISKSAQKVAGLISEIAAASKEQAQGIDQINTAVAQMDNVTQNNASNAEESASASEELSAQARELNDMVEVLVSIVNGAS from the coding sequence ATGAAAGCTTCAAAATTGACATTAAAGGTTCGTTTAATTGGTTTTGTAATGATAATCATGTTTGGTATGGGAGTATTACTTGTAAGTTTAAACTCCTGGTCTGCTCTTCGGCTTGGAAGAAGTCTGACTGATTATACAATAGATATGAAGCTTCAGGGTGATGTCAGATCTATGCAGACATATGTAAATAAACACTATGGAAATATCAGTATGGAAAATGGTAATCTGGCTGATTCTGCTGGTGTTTCTATTGCAGGGCGTTTCGATGTTGTGGACCGCTTATCTGAAGATCTTGGAGTTGTGGCTACCATCTTTGCAAGAGATCGAAATGACTTTACCAGAATCTCTACAAACATTCGCACTGATGATGGGCAGAGAGCTGTCGGTACGCAGTTAGGGTCAGGGGGATCGGTTTATCGTTATGTAATTGAGAGAAGAACATATGTAGGAACTGCAGAAATTTTAGGTGAACCGTATGTAACAGCTTACGACCCTGTGATAGATGACAGTGGTGAAGTGATTGGGATTTTATTCCTGGGAATTCCTCAGCAGGAAATTAATAGCATTGTCAGAAGGGAGATTTTAGGTCTTTTCAGAAATGCAGTTTTTTTGTTTATTGTCATTATTACGATATGTAGTGGTGTGACATGGATATTTGGAAGCCGCATTGTAAAACAGTTGGAGACGGTTATCAATGGCCTGAGCAGAGGGTCAGAGCAGGTATCATCTGCATCAGGTCAGGTAAGCGCATCAAGTCAGCAGATGGCTGAAGGTGCAAACGAACAGGCATCTTCACTTGAGGAGGTCTCCAGCAGCCTTGAAGAATCCTCATCAATGGTCAAACATAATGCAGACAACTCTTCACAGGCAAACGTGTTGATGGAAGAGACCAAAAGAAATGTAATTCACGGAAAAGAGGCGATACTAAAGGTTAATTCTGTCATTGCAGAGATCAAACAATCTTCCGATCAGACTGCTAAAATCGTAAAGACTATTGATGAAATCGCTTTTCAGACAAATCTTTTGGCTCTTAATGCTGCGGTTGAAGCTGCACGGGCGGGAGATGCAGGGAAGGGGTTTGCTGTAGTGGCTGAGGAGGTCAGAAACCTTGCTCAGAGGAGTGCAGAAGCAGCAAAAAATACCGCTGCTCTTATAGAAAACTCACACAAAAATGCAGAGCAGGGAGTGAATGTCAGTGCTGAAGCTTCAGAAGCTGTGGAGAATATTTCTAAAAGTGCACAAAAAGTTGCAGGTCTTATAAGTGAAATAGCTGCTGCAAGTAAAGAACAGGCGCAGGGGATAGATCAGATAAATACTGCTGTTGCACAGATGGATAATGTTACACAAAATAATGCTTCCAATGCTGAAGAAAGTGCGTCGGCAAGCGAGGAGTTATCTGCTCAGGCACGGGAACTCAATGATATGGTAGAGGTGTTGGTGTCCATAGTTAATGGAGCTTCTTAG
- a CDS encoding Chemotaxis protein CheD — protein sequence MIKKIVIGISEMALSANPQECLITYSLGSCLGVTVYDTEEKIGGMIHCMLPMASLDKEKSVVKPAMFVDSGVSQLFNDFFSSGATKKNMIVKAAGCSRIMDPEGHFKIGERNFTILRKLLWKNGILLQAQDIGGCISRTLSLDISTGKTFVRSGGVTKEL from the coding sequence ATGATAAAAAAAATTGTAATCGGAATATCGGAAATGGCTCTTTCTGCCAATCCACAAGAGTGTCTTATCACCTATTCCCTCGGTTCATGTCTTGGGGTTACAGTTTACGATACCGAGGAAAAAATTGGTGGTATGATTCACTGCATGCTTCCCATGGCAAGTCTTGACAAGGAGAAGTCAGTGGTCAAGCCTGCGATGTTTGTCGATAGTGGTGTATCACAGCTTTTCAATGATTTTTTTTCTTCAGGTGCAACAAAGAAAAATATGATTGTCAAAGCTGCCGGTTGTTCCCGGATCATGGACCCTGAGGGGCATTTTAAAATTGGGGAACGTAATTTTACCATATTACGGAAACTGTTGTGGAAAAACGGAATTCTCCTTCAGGCTCAGGATATAGGAGGTTGTATATCCAGAACATTGTCTCTTGATATTTCTACCGGAAAAACATTTGTAAGGTCTGGTGGGGTAACAAAGGAGCTATAA